In one Massilia endophytica genomic region, the following are encoded:
- a CDS encoding TadE family protein, with the protein MRPDIRKRRGRGVIIVEMALYMLALLVMLVGLFEVSRLLFVWNAVQDVTRRAARAAAMTDFSDPAAMTALRSSALFTAGRMPLAPFLDVNTLRIEYLSQAPGGGPAALTAMPACPMRNAVNCARDPNGGDCIRFVRASFCSNANGECVPVPYEPMLPLLPVNAVVPPSATVVRAESLGRRPGMANCP; encoded by the coding sequence ATGCGCCCTGACATCCGGAAGCGGCGCGGCCGCGGCGTGATCATCGTGGAGATGGCCCTGTACATGCTGGCCCTGCTGGTCATGCTGGTGGGCCTGTTCGAAGTTTCGCGCCTGCTCTTTGTATGGAATGCCGTGCAGGACGTAACGAGGCGGGCGGCGCGCGCCGCGGCCATGACCGACTTCTCGGACCCGGCAGCCATGACCGCGCTGCGCAGCTCCGCGCTGTTCACGGCGGGAAGAATGCCGCTCGCGCCCTTCCTCGACGTGAATACATTGCGGATCGAGTACCTGTCGCAGGCGCCGGGCGGCGGTCCGGCGGCGCTGACGGCCATGCCTGCGTGCCCGATGCGCAACGCCGTCAATTGCGCACGCGATCCGAACGGGGGCGACTGCATCCGCTTCGTGCGCGCCAGCTTCTGCTCCAATGCCAACGGCGAATGCGTGCCTGTACCGTACGAGCCCATGCTGCCCCTGCTGCCCGTGAATGCGGTCGTGCCGCCGTCGGCCACGGTGGTGCGTGCGGAATCGCTGGGGCGGCGGCCCGGCATGGCGAATTGCCCCTGA
- a CDS encoding type II and III secretion system protein family protein has protein sequence MVPRRTIAAASLLLAAASAAAALPKEAKEAKEAAPRGDGLQCRGDPGAPASLALQLGKSSLYRLPEQVAGRSIGHPGVLQAMLVAPQTLYLVGVEVGSTNMIVQGRSGACTVVDVTVSMDPSALQAALATLLPNEKNIRVSAAADSLVLSGTVEDGATLARVLDLAQAYVRKPLRALREGREENGQRGGDQDAAAAKDPQVRIVNLLSVTAPQQVMLEVKIAEVSKTLLDRLESAIGLHKGIGSWTATLFSDLLTGTAAGGVNLLKSNGNRVALEADRQNGLVRVLAEPTIVAMSGQEGNFLAGGKILVPVAQDNNKVTLEEKEFGVGLRFTPTVLGGGRINLSVAPEVSELSRDGVGINAQGLNARAILPLITTRRAMTTVQLNDGQSLAIGGLIRHNQVSNIHGLPLLGEIPVLGALFRSTDFQQDRSELVFVITARLVKPLPAVPALPTDTLQPASRAELFLGGRLESATPPQPVQDARPSGYRLK, from the coding sequence ATGGTCCCCCGTCGAACGATCGCCGCCGCCAGCCTGCTGCTGGCCGCTGCAAGCGCCGCCGCCGCGCTGCCGAAGGAGGCGAAGGAGGCAAAGGAAGCCGCGCCGCGCGGTGATGGCCTGCAGTGCCGGGGCGATCCCGGCGCGCCCGCCAGCCTGGCTCTCCAGCTGGGCAAGTCGTCCCTCTACCGTCTCCCCGAGCAGGTGGCGGGACGCAGCATCGGCCATCCCGGCGTGCTGCAGGCCATGCTGGTGGCGCCGCAGACGCTCTACCTCGTTGGCGTGGAGGTGGGCAGCACGAACATGATCGTGCAGGGCCGCAGCGGCGCCTGCACCGTCGTGGACGTCACCGTGAGCATGGACCCCTCGGCCCTGCAGGCGGCGCTGGCCACGCTGCTGCCGAACGAGAAGAATATCCGCGTCAGCGCGGCCGCCGATTCCCTCGTCCTGAGCGGAACCGTGGAGGATGGCGCGACACTGGCGCGTGTGCTCGACCTGGCGCAGGCCTATGTGCGCAAGCCCCTGCGCGCCCTGCGCGAAGGGCGCGAGGAGAACGGCCAGCGCGGCGGCGACCAGGACGCGGCGGCGGCGAAGGACCCGCAGGTCCGCATCGTGAACCTCCTCAGCGTGACGGCGCCGCAGCAGGTCATGCTGGAGGTGAAGATCGCCGAAGTTTCCAAGACCCTGCTGGACCGGCTGGAAAGCGCCATCGGCCTGCACAAGGGCATCGGCAGCTGGACCGCGACCCTGTTCTCGGACCTGCTGACCGGCACGGCGGCAGGCGGCGTCAACCTCCTCAAATCCAACGGCAACCGGGTGGCGCTGGAAGCGGACCGCCAGAACGGCCTGGTACGCGTGCTGGCCGAACCCACCATCGTGGCCATGAGCGGCCAGGAGGGCAACTTCCTCGCGGGCGGGAAGATACTGGTGCCGGTGGCGCAGGACAACAACAAGGTCACGCTGGAGGAGAAGGAATTCGGCGTCGGCCTGCGCTTCACGCCCACGGTGCTGGGCGGAGGGCGCATCAACCTGAGCGTGGCGCCCGAGGTTTCGGAACTGTCGCGCGACGGCGTGGGCATCAATGCCCAGGGCCTGAATGCGCGCGCCATCCTGCCCCTCATCACCACGCGGCGCGCCATGACGACGGTGCAGCTGAACGACGGCCAGAGCCTGGCCATCGGCGGCCTGATCCGGCACAACCAGGTCAGCAACATCCACGGCCTGCCGCTGCTGGGCGAGATCCCCGTACTGGGCGCCCTGTTCCGCAGCACCGACTTCCAGCAGGACCGCAGCGAACTGGTATTCGTGATCACGGCGCGCCTGGTCAAGCCCCTGCCTGCCGTGCCGGCGCTGCCCACCGATACCCTGCAGCCGGCCAGCCGCGCCGAGTTGTTCCTGGGCGGCCGCCTCGAATCCGCCACGCCGCCGCAGCCTGTGCAGGACGCGCGGCCCTCCGGCTACCGCCTGAAATGA
- a CDS encoding HD-GYP domain-containing protein, whose product MLKKVDSSQLKIGMFIHDLSCDWMTHPFVRNRFEITEEEEIRKILRAGIHDVVIDISKGLDVQDAPTLAEAQQATEREVVEIASQPIKIVKASLGEELQRAAQIRNQAAGLVRSVMADVRLGKAVEVDAVQPVVQNITESILRNPGALLGLLRIKTKDDYTFLHSVSVCALLVAFCNSRGMDPEITREAGLGGLLHDTGKALVPDAILNKPGPLTDEEFAIIRKHPEDGYNILKQSPEVPQIALDITRHHHERRDGSGYPDKQAGDSISELAQMAAIVDVYDAITADRCYHKGMSAAAALRKIYEWSKFHFNPQMVQEFMRCVGIYPVGTLVLLESGRLGVVVEPHETNLLAPKVNVFFHTKKNLYIKPETVDLSKALGFGGGDKIVGHETPSKWNVDPMRFMTLN is encoded by the coding sequence ATGTTAAAGAAAGTCGATTCCTCCCAACTCAAGATCGGCATGTTCATCCACGACCTCAGCTGTGACTGGATGACCCATCCCTTCGTTCGCAACCGTTTCGAGATCACGGAAGAAGAAGAAATCCGCAAGATCCTGAGGGCGGGCATCCACGATGTGGTGATCGACATCAGCAAGGGGCTGGACGTGCAGGATGCGCCCACGCTGGCGGAAGCGCAGCAGGCGACCGAGCGCGAGGTGGTGGAGATTGCGTCGCAGCCGATCAAGATCGTCAAGGCCTCGCTGGGCGAGGAGCTCCAGCGCGCAGCCCAGATCCGCAACCAGGCCGCTGGCCTGGTGCGCAGCGTGATGGCCGATGTCCGCCTGGGCAAGGCGGTTGAAGTAGACGCCGTTCAACCGGTGGTGCAGAACATTACCGAGTCGATCCTGCGCAATCCCGGCGCGCTGCTCGGCCTCCTGCGCATCAAGACCAAGGACGACTACACCTTCCTGCACTCGGTGAGCGTGTGCGCGCTGCTGGTGGCCTTCTGCAATTCGCGCGGCATGGATCCCGAGATCACGCGCGAGGCGGGCCTGGGCGGCCTGCTGCACGATACGGGCAAGGCCCTGGTGCCGGACGCCATCCTGAACAAACCGGGCCCCCTGACCGACGAAGAATTCGCCATCATCCGCAAGCATCCGGAAGACGGCTACAACATCCTGAAGCAGTCGCCGGAAGTACCGCAGATCGCGCTGGACATCACGCGCCACCACCACGAGCGGCGCGACGGCAGCGGCTATCCCGACAAGCAGGCGGGCGACAGCATCAGCGAACTGGCGCAGATGGCCGCCATCGTCGACGTGTACGACGCCATCACGGCGGACCGCTGCTACCACAAGGGCATGTCCGCCGCGGCGGCCCTGCGCAAGATCTACGAGTGGAGCAAGTTCCATTTCAATCCGCAGATGGTGCAGGAGTTCATGCGCTGCGTGGGCATCTACCCGGTGGGCACCCTGGTGCTGCTGGAGTCGGGCCGCCTGGGCGTGGTGGTGGAGCCGCACGAGACCAACCTGCTGGCGCCGAAGGTGAACGTGTTCTTCCACACCAAGAAGAACCTCTACATCAAGCCGGAAACGGTGGACCTGTCGAAGGCGCTGGGCTTTGGCGGCGGCGACAAGATCGTGGGCCACGAGACTCCGAGCAAGTGGAACGTGGACCCCATGCGCTTCATGACGCTGAACTGA
- a CDS encoding Flp family type IVb pilin has translation MNALYSAVRQFVRDEEGITAIEYGLVAAVLAVAVTVAFDVLGDGLKDAFDVLVTKLTPAP, from the coding sequence ATGAACGCACTGTATAGCGCTGTAAGGCAGTTTGTGCGGGACGAAGAGGGCATCACGGCGATCGAGTATGGTCTGGTCGCCGCGGTATTGGCTGTGGCAGTGACCGTCGCCTTCGATGTATTGGGCGATGGCTTGAAAGATGCCTTTGATGTTCTGGTCACCAAGCTGACCCCGGCACCCTGA
- a CDS encoding GGDEF domain-containing protein, which yields MDSLLKHMVDMTGHRDHAMLDISVISAVQELARASQARVLTIANVRGQLFVRPRAAVGAGSPARMVELADPSNPGEPIASFPALAACIARHESNADAIDAEGNHTLWMPIWIGDKADTCLEIVNPTPYTSDTIHTIGGVVSVYRNFQNLLDYSERDSLTGLLNRKTFDDQLAKMLHSSGEQEAVSLPPGETERRHHHEEEKQWLAVVDVDHFKHVNDKFGHLYGDEVLILIANLLQSSFRAQDRVFRFGGEEFVVLLRSTTLENAKKIIDRFRINVEQHDFPQVGKVTVSVGFTSISAYDAPVVVLGRADQALYYAKSHGRNMSCHYDELVSSGQLQTIESNDTAEFF from the coding sequence ATGGATTCCCTACTGAAACACATGGTGGACATGACTGGCCACCGCGATCACGCGATGCTCGACATCTCCGTGATCTCGGCGGTGCAGGAACTGGCGCGCGCCAGCCAGGCGCGCGTGCTCACCATCGCCAATGTGCGCGGCCAGCTCTTCGTGCGTCCGCGCGCCGCCGTCGGCGCCGGCTCCCCTGCCCGCATGGTGGAACTGGCCGACCCGTCGAATCCCGGCGAGCCCATTGCTTCCTTCCCTGCGCTGGCGGCCTGCATCGCGCGCCACGAATCGAACGCCGACGCGATCGATGCGGAAGGCAACCACACGCTGTGGATGCCGATCTGGATCGGCGACAAGGCCGACACCTGCCTCGAGATCGTCAATCCCACGCCCTACACGAGCGACACCATCCACACCATCGGCGGCGTGGTCAGCGTCTACCGCAATTTCCAGAACCTGCTCGACTACAGCGAGCGCGATTCCCTGACCGGACTGCTGAACCGCAAGACCTTCGACGACCAGCTGGCCAAGATGCTGCATTCGAGCGGCGAGCAGGAAGCGGTATCGCTGCCGCCCGGCGAAACGGAACGCCGCCACCATCACGAGGAAGAAAAGCAGTGGCTGGCCGTGGTCGACGTGGACCACTTCAAGCACGTGAACGACAAGTTCGGCCACCTGTACGGCGACGAGGTACTGATCCTCATCGCCAACCTGCTGCAGTCCTCCTTCCGTGCACAGGACCGCGTGTTCCGCTTCGGCGGCGAGGAGTTCGTGGTGCTGCTGCGTTCCACCACGCTGGAGAACGCGAAGAAGATCATCGACCGCTTCCGCATCAACGTGGAGCAGCACGATTTCCCCCAGGTGGGCAAGGTGACGGTGAGCGTGGGCTTCACCAGCATCAGCGCCTACGATGCGCCGGTGGTGGTGCTGGGACGCGCCGACCAGGCCCTGTACTACGCCAAGAGCCACGGCCGCAACATGTCTTGCCACTATGATGAACTGGTCAGCAGCGGGCAGCTGCAAACCATCGAATCGAACGATACCGCCGAATTCTTCTGA
- a CDS encoding ATP-binding protein: MIEHSPFSTTQEADLPLLPQPPRSVQETGLDLSLLCELCAKTLYVGGKMHLPVLTTRLRLPVSVLREVLDTLVADQLAEVSWRGESEIDVQYQLTGPGRQRAAGWLERSAYVGPAPVPLEMYRSVSQRQAATLPRVSAQDVAEAFAEDCLSPQVRELVGAALHSGRALFLYGPSGSGKSTLARKLGRLLHGVVAVPYALAVGPEIVQLHDPAVHLPPPLAQQARHGADRRSTDARWALCQRPVLQLGAELTQPMLDLRRDSAHGCYQAPPHLKANNGLLIVDDLGRQRIPADELLARFARPVEQQQDVLSLQGGSEFTVPFNVVLALVTSQEPEMLLDAGALRRAGYKIHIGPLGDAAYRTLFRQQCRACGMEVDEGALAYLVEELHRGGGQPLLASFPREILGRVADFAGYAGQPARPTVAALDQAWSSMFAATVPQLATGTEGSLFARIE, translated from the coding sequence ATGATCGAGCATTCCCCCTTCAGCACGACGCAAGAAGCCGACCTTCCCCTGCTGCCCCAGCCGCCCCGCTCGGTGCAGGAAACGGGGCTGGACCTGAGCCTGCTGTGCGAACTGTGCGCCAAGACGCTCTACGTGGGCGGCAAGATGCACCTGCCCGTCCTCACCACCCGCCTGCGCCTGCCCGTCAGCGTGCTGCGCGAAGTGCTGGACACGCTGGTGGCGGACCAGTTGGCCGAGGTTTCCTGGCGCGGCGAATCGGAGATCGACGTGCAGTACCAGCTGACGGGACCGGGCCGCCAGCGCGCGGCGGGATGGCTGGAGCGCAGCGCCTATGTGGGCCCGGCGCCGGTGCCGCTCGAAATGTACCGCTCGGTCTCGCAGCGCCAGGCGGCGACCCTGCCGCGCGTGAGCGCCCAGGACGTGGCCGAAGCCTTCGCCGAGGACTGCCTCTCGCCGCAGGTGCGCGAACTGGTGGGGGCCGCCCTGCATTCGGGCCGCGCCCTGTTCCTCTACGGCCCTTCCGGCAGCGGCAAGTCGACCCTGGCGCGCAAGCTGGGACGGCTGCTGCACGGGGTGGTCGCGGTGCCCTACGCGCTGGCGGTGGGGCCCGAGATCGTGCAGCTCCACGACCCGGCCGTGCACCTGCCGCCGCCGCTGGCCCAGCAGGCGCGCCACGGCGCCGATCGCCGCAGCACGGACGCACGCTGGGCCCTCTGCCAGCGCCCCGTGCTGCAGCTGGGGGCGGAGCTTACGCAGCCCATGCTGGACCTGCGCCGCGACAGCGCGCATGGCTGCTACCAGGCGCCGCCCCACCTGAAGGCGAACAACGGCCTGCTGATCGTGGACGATCTGGGCCGCCAGCGCATTCCGGCGGACGAACTGCTGGCCCGCTTCGCGCGGCCCGTGGAGCAGCAGCAGGACGTGCTCTCGCTGCAGGGCGGCAGCGAATTCACGGTTCCCTTCAACGTGGTGCTGGCGCTGGTCACCAGCCAGGAGCCGGAAATGCTGCTGGACGCGGGCGCGCTGCGCAGGGCAGGCTACAAGATCCACATCGGCCCCCTGGGCGACGCCGCCTACCGCACCCTGTTCCGCCAGCAGTGCCGCGCCTGCGGCATGGAGGTGGACGAGGGCGCACTGGCCTACCTCGTGGAGGAGCTGCACCGCGGAGGAGGCCAACCGCTGCTGGCGAGTTTCCCTCGCGAGATCCTCGGCCGCGTCGCCGACTTCGCGGGCTACGCCGGCCAGCCCGCCCGGCCCACCGTGGCCGCGCTGGACCAGGCCTGGTCCAGCATGTTCGCCGCCACCGTACCGCAGCTGGCCACCGGTACTGAAGGCAGCCTCTTTGCGAGGATCGAATGA
- a CDS encoding A24 family peptidase, which translates to MNGSELILLWLVVQAAATDLTLRRIPNVLVAAGLLLALALRCTADPQWSTALDWLAGAMAGLLVFLPMYVLRGMAAGDVKLMAMVGGFTGAAGALVTAVLTALAGGALALLWLSFVPAHGPERRGMPYGVAIAFGTMAWLFWQHR; encoded by the coding sequence ATGAATGGCAGCGAACTGATTCTGCTGTGGCTGGTGGTGCAGGCTGCCGCCACGGACCTCACGCTGCGCCGGATTCCCAATGTGCTGGTGGCCGCTGGACTGCTGCTCGCGCTGGCGCTGCGTTGCACCGCCGACCCCCAATGGTCCACTGCCCTGGACTGGCTGGCCGGCGCAATGGCGGGACTGCTGGTCTTCCTGCCGATGTACGTGTTGCGGGGCATGGCCGCCGGAGACGTGAAGCTGATGGCCATGGTCGGCGGCTTCACCGGCGCCGCGGGCGCCCTGGTGACCGCCGTGCTGACGGCCCTGGCGGGCGGCGCGCTGGCCCTACTGTGGCTGAGTTTTGTGCCCGCCCACGGGCCGGAGCGGCGCGGCATGCCTTACGGCGTCGCCATCGCCTTCGGCACCATGGCCTGGCTGTTCTGGCAGCACCGCTGA
- a CDS encoding TadE/TadG family type IV pilus assembly protein, which produces MKTRPGNRQRGIAAFEFYFVLLASVLLLFMLILCGRMAWYANVLNKAMYDAARMVASAPPEVLTNTAVNPQLFAAAGNMVADALAAAGVSPGIGPGSVQVLCDDVTCAGNIPPQSVSLHVRLPVTPDGIGVDALIAAFGTSDWNLDAVVEVSYAP; this is translated from the coding sequence ATGAAAACGCGACCAGGCAATCGGCAGCGCGGTATTGCGGCCTTCGAGTTCTACTTTGTGCTCCTGGCCAGCGTCCTGCTCCTGTTCATGCTCATTCTGTGCGGGCGCATGGCCTGGTATGCCAATGTGCTGAACAAGGCAATGTACGACGCCGCGCGCATGGTGGCGTCCGCGCCGCCCGAGGTGCTCACCAACACGGCGGTGAACCCCCAGCTGTTCGCCGCCGCCGGGAACATGGTGGCGGATGCGCTGGCGGCCGCCGGCGTGAGCCCCGGCATCGGCCCCGGCTCGGTTCAGGTCCTGTGCGATGACGTCACCTGCGCAGGCAACATTCCGCCGCAGTCGGTCAGCCTGCACGTCCGCCTGCCGGTGACGCCGGACGGCATTGGCGTGGACGCGCTCATTGCAGCATTCGGAACAAGCGACTGGAACCTGGATGCAGTGGTGGAGGTGAGCTATGCGCCCTGA
- a CDS encoding AAA family ATPase — MKTLIISKDSLLHAEIAAQGSARLPTLQLTSSRKSLKEAVDRIVPDAPELVILDASDVEPAEADLVDRLARLYPNASFILLTREPQQELLIHAMRAGMREVLQLPLVHRAFHEAMDRIEIEAGITRQRDGRVLAFIACKGGSGATFLSTNLGHALAALGEKKTLLIDLHGQFGDAALYVSDQKPSMTLSDVCAQIARMDGAFLESCLVHVAPNYGILAAADDPNHAVEMKPEHIEAILRVARQHFDYILLDVGRQIDAISLRALDTADAIYPVLQLALPDIRDGRRLLDIFRSLGYPIERTRLIVNRYEKGGKLRLADLEQALGAPVLHTMPNDYLAVTDSVNQGVPALEISRTSLIARSLAELVEMLTSRRVHESKGLFDRLFGRSETEH, encoded by the coding sequence ATGAAGACGCTGATCATCAGTAAGGACAGCCTGCTGCATGCAGAAATCGCCGCCCAGGGTTCCGCGCGCCTGCCCACGCTGCAGCTGACTTCTTCCCGCAAGAGCCTCAAGGAGGCAGTGGACCGCATCGTGCCCGACGCGCCGGAACTGGTGATCCTGGACGCGAGCGACGTGGAACCGGCCGAGGCGGACCTGGTGGACCGCCTGGCGCGGCTGTATCCCAACGCCAGCTTCATCCTGCTCACGCGCGAACCGCAGCAGGAGCTGCTGATCCATGCCATGCGCGCGGGCATGCGCGAAGTGCTGCAGCTGCCCCTGGTGCACCGCGCATTCCACGAGGCCATGGACCGCATCGAGATCGAGGCCGGGATCACGCGCCAGCGCGACGGCAGGGTGCTGGCTTTCATCGCCTGCAAGGGCGGCAGCGGCGCCACCTTCCTGTCCACGAACCTGGGCCACGCGCTGGCGGCGCTGGGAGAGAAGAAGACGCTGCTGATCGACCTGCACGGCCAGTTCGGCGACGCGGCGCTCTATGTCTCGGACCAGAAGCCGAGCATGACGCTCTCCGATGTGTGCGCCCAGATCGCGCGCATGGACGGGGCCTTCCTCGAATCCTGCCTGGTGCACGTGGCGCCCAACTACGGCATCCTGGCGGCGGCGGACGATCCGAACCACGCGGTGGAGATGAAGCCGGAGCATATCGAAGCGATCCTGCGGGTGGCGCGCCAGCACTTCGACTACATACTGCTGGACGTGGGCCGCCAGATCGACGCCATCTCCCTGCGCGCCCTCGACACGGCGGACGCCATCTATCCCGTGCTGCAGCTGGCGCTGCCCGACATCCGCGACGGGCGCCGGCTGCTGGACATCTTCCGCTCCCTGGGCTATCCCATCGAGCGCACCCGCCTCATCGTGAACCGCTACGAGAAGGGCGGCAAGCTGCGCCTGGCGGACCTCGAACAGGCCCTGGGCGCACCCGTGCTGCACACCATGCCCAACGACTACCTGGCCGTCACGGACTCCGTCAACCAGGGCGTGCCCGCGCTCGAGATCTCGCGCACCAGCCTGATAGCGCGCAGCCTGGCGGAGCTGGTGGAGATGCTGACCTCGCGCCGCGTCCATGAGAGCAAGGGCCTGTTCGACCGCCTGTTCGGCCGCAGCGAAACGGAACACTGA
- a CDS encoding TadE/TadG family type IV pilus assembly protein, which produces MKPALRRQRGAFSIMYAFLLPIILGFAGLALDLGVMYNRQTQLQTASDRIVLAAAQQLNGTAAGITAAATRAQTAAQNIKVGGQVLPWNVAALSFSDSPDTAEGAWLSAAAAQAAPADIRYARVDTRQLAADVGQVQPVFFNALRSTGAAVLAAASVAGKTKLGITPFAICAMDSAAVAQRINPAGAPVSERVEYGFRYGVGYNLLKLNPALGATDGEMFLVNPLDAPGQPNVPGNTDDSVVAPFICNGELAYPRLSGGQLNLRRIASFALWQELNSRFANYASPSCSAAAAPPDTNIMAYTAPVWQANPPAAVTAQQSSGAGQPLRTIADLPPPLAATAPGNYGTLWAYGPAHTYPGNGSVPKAQMNTLYPGSPATTAAAYPGLPPYLNSGAAYKTQPPIKGRASRRILNIPLLACPVPAGATVQANVLAVGRFLLTAQATAAVLPGEFAGTVDPNALAQTAELFR; this is translated from the coding sequence ATGAAACCCGCGCTGCGGCGCCAGCGCGGCGCCTTCTCGATCATGTACGCCTTTCTGCTGCCGATTATCCTCGGCTTCGCAGGCCTGGCGCTGGACCTGGGCGTGATGTACAACCGCCAGACCCAGTTGCAGACGGCTTCGGACCGGATCGTGCTCGCGGCGGCCCAGCAGCTGAATGGCACCGCCGCAGGCATCACGGCCGCCGCCACCCGCGCCCAGACCGCCGCGCAGAACATCAAGGTGGGCGGGCAGGTGCTGCCCTGGAACGTGGCTGCGCTCAGTTTCAGCGACAGCCCGGATACGGCGGAAGGGGCCTGGCTCAGCGCCGCGGCGGCCCAGGCAGCGCCTGCGGACATCCGCTACGCCAGGGTCGATACCCGCCAGCTCGCGGCGGACGTGGGGCAGGTGCAGCCGGTGTTCTTCAACGCGCTGAGGTCGACCGGCGCAGCCGTGCTGGCGGCAGCCTCCGTGGCGGGCAAGACGAAGCTGGGCATCACGCCTTTCGCCATCTGCGCGATGGACAGCGCGGCCGTCGCCCAGCGCATCAATCCCGCTGGCGCCCCGGTCAGCGAGCGGGTGGAATACGGCTTCCGGTACGGCGTGGGCTACAACCTGCTCAAGCTGAACCCGGCCCTGGGCGCAACGGACGGCGAAATGTTCCTGGTGAATCCGCTCGACGCGCCCGGCCAGCCCAATGTGCCGGGGAACACGGACGACAGCGTGGTCGCGCCCTTTATCTGCAACGGGGAACTGGCCTATCCACGGCTCTCGGGCGGCCAGCTGAACCTGCGGCGCATCGCGTCCTTCGCGCTGTGGCAGGAGCTCAACTCGCGCTTCGCCAACTATGCCTCGCCGTCCTGCAGCGCCGCCGCGGCGCCGCCGGATACCAACATCATGGCCTACACGGCGCCCGTGTGGCAGGCAAATCCGCCCGCTGCCGTCACCGCCCAGCAGTCCAGCGGGGCCGGGCAGCCGCTGCGCACAATCGCCGACCTGCCGCCGCCACTGGCCGCCACAGCGCCGGGCAACTACGGCACGCTGTGGGCCTATGGTCCGGCGCATACCTACCCCGGCAACGGCTCCGTGCCGAAGGCGCAGATGAATACCCTGTATCCGGGAAGCCCCGCCACCACGGCGGCGGCATATCCCGGGCTGCCGCCCTACCTGAACTCTGGCGCGGCGTACAAGACCCAGCCGCCCATCAAAGGCCGCGCCTCGCGCCGCATCCTGAATATTCCCCTGCTGGCCTGTCCGGTTCCCGCTGGTGCGACGGTCCAGGCCAATGTGCTTGCGGTGGGCCGTTTCCTGTTGACGGCGCAGGCGACAGCGGCCGTGCTGCCGGGAGAATTCGCCGGTACGGTCGACCCCAACGCGCTGGCCCAGACTGCGGAGCTGTTCCGATGA
- the cpaB gene encoding Flp pilus assembly protein CpaB, which produces MKYRRALLMLALAVVFGIAAVMLASRWLLRQGPGAARIVVSAADANLGQRLSPDMVKLADWPADGLPQGALRDPAALSGRVLKTSVLRGEALTEAKLAPAGTLGGLSAVISEGKRAITVRVNDVIGVAGFALPGTFVDILVNTQTEPGVKQEHAISKIVLERILVLAVAQEVSRDETKPRVVNAVTLEVTPEQAEQLDLARSVGTLSLVLRNQVDPTPGVTPGATKGTLLGLAKEPAAPALAVAAQPPKPPKPPREPAPRYCIGAIDGVRSSRECL; this is translated from the coding sequence ATGAAATACCGCCGCGCACTCCTCATGCTGGCCCTGGCCGTCGTCTTCGGCATAGCGGCCGTGATGCTGGCTTCGCGCTGGCTCCTGCGCCAGGGCCCCGGCGCAGCACGCATCGTGGTCTCCGCCGCCGATGCGAACCTGGGCCAGCGCCTCAGCCCGGACATGGTGAAGCTGGCCGACTGGCCCGCCGACGGGCTGCCCCAGGGCGCCCTGCGCGATCCCGCCGCCCTGAGCGGGCGGGTGCTCAAGACCAGCGTGCTGCGCGGCGAGGCGCTCACGGAAGCGAAGCTGGCGCCGGCCGGCACACTGGGCGGGCTCTCCGCGGTGATCAGCGAAGGCAAGCGCGCCATCACCGTGCGCGTGAACGACGTGATCGGCGTGGCGGGCTTCGCGCTGCCCGGCACCTTCGTCGACATTCTCGTCAACACGCAGACGGAGCCCGGGGTAAAGCAGGAACACGCGATCTCGAAGATCGTGCTCGAACGGATTCTCGTGCTGGCAGTGGCCCAGGAAGTCAGCCGCGACGAGACCAAGCCCCGCGTGGTGAACGCCGTGACGCTGGAAGTCACGCCGGAACAGGCGGAGCAGCTGGACCTGGCGCGCAGCGTGGGCACGCTGTCGCTCGTGCTGCGCAACCAGGTCGATCCGACGCCCGGGGTGACGCCCGGCGCAACCAAGGGCACGCTGCTCGGTCTTGCAAAAGAGCCGGCCGCGCCCGCACTGGCGGTGGCAGCACAGCCGCCCAAGCCGCCGAAGCCGCCCCGCGAACCCGCGCCGCGCTACTGCATCGGCGCCATCGATGGTGTACGCAGCAGCAGGGAATGCCTTTGA